A single Dermacentor albipictus isolate Rhodes 1998 colony chromosome 3, USDA_Dalb.pri_finalv2, whole genome shotgun sequence DNA region contains:
- the LOC135907771 gene encoding uncharacterized protein has product MSDVVYPVHGWESDLSCLPPLRETAISSFVSTKTTKGRRKAYKLVTESYVVASTVSANYSCKTANTIFVKASCYRSQRKTLSPYTVKAALSLQGDILGGLCECAAGKHACNHLQAVLKLVALLQVKGYNEAPEHLSSTDLPQQWRVPRTNPLRGTSLQQVDWRRVGEGGQDLPRTSRLYKGIAANEDPKQQEEDIKAFADALKEINGMQEFASFLDAADSSDVTETKFGTRLKGCLLDYQQSVVPHGFAVFISKELEVPRPQIWASAELFTGAFTVPQWKIPDTFDGASAAFLKSICITPAEAQDLERTSRRQRNSLTWHQGRLHRLTASNFGLA; this is encoded by the exons ATGAGCGACGTCGTTTACCCGGTACACGGTTGGGAGAGTGACTTGTCGTGCCTTCCGCCACTCCGGGAGACGGCAATCAGCAGTTTTGTTTCGACGAAGACTACGAAGGGCCGACGAAAGGCGTACAAGTTGGTGACAGAGAGCTACGTTGTTGCCTCTACAGTCTCCGCGAACTACTCTTGCAAAAC GGCTAATACCATCTTTGTGAAGGCCAGCTGCTACAGAAGCCAACGAAAAACCCTCTCACCATATACAGTCAAGGCAGCGTTGTCGCTTCAGGGAGACATACTTGGCGGCCTTTGTGAGTGCGCTGCTGGCAAGCACGCATGTAACCATTTGCAAGCTGTGCTGAAGTTAGTGGCATTACTTCAAGTTAAAGGATACAATGAAGCGCCAGAGCATCTCTCATCGACAGATTTGCCGCAGCAGTGGAGAGTGCCAAGGACCAATCCGCTTCGCGGAACAAGTCTGCAGCAGGTAGACTGGCGGAGAGTAGGGGAGGGCGGGCAAGATTTGCCCCGCACCTCTCGCCTCTATAAAGGCATTGCTGCTAACGAAGACCCGAAGCAACAGGAGGAAGACATAAAGGCCTTTGCCGATGCACTGAAAGAAATTAATGGTATGCAGGAGTTCGCCAGCTTCCTCGACGCTGCAGACAGCTCAGACGTCACTGAAACAAAATTTGGGACACGTTTAAAGGGCTGCCTTCTCGACTACCAACAGTCTGTGGTTCCTCATGGATTTGCAGTCTTCATATCCAAAGAGCTAGAAGTGCCTCGGCCGCAAATATGGGCAAGTGCGGAGCTGTTTACGGGCGCTTTCACTGTTCCACAATGGAAAATACCCGACACGTTTGATGGAGCATCTGCAGCATTTCTTAAG AGTATATGCATCACCCCAGCGGAGGCGCAGGACCTAGAAAGGACGTCTAGGAGGCAACGAAACAGCCTAACATGGCATCAAGGACGCCTTCACCGCCTTACTGCATCCAACTTCGGTTTG GCTTGA
- the LOC139057916 gene encoding uncharacterized protein: protein MVHFCCVPECHQEGYRCKSGEKVSFHKFPRDKVMFKKWIIAIRRDPGPNFVVGQFTRVCSKHFKPDDYIPNVASGRRFLKDNAVPTQFVFAKPVKQRRPPKERALRCSKSLTSHLLQAASPDTDLSQRESKSDRDMTWEPSQQSEDAGQRAKGHATQNTAADLVCQSCTATFQKIQLELKARCEEVAQLSAHVQSLKRALGEARKLREDIVAVNDNNIELIAENKKLTEQLEHVKKQLQEMQRAAEDKESRAKKERKPFSLARFRDDDNSMQFYTGLSSYKHFQCFLLYLKPGENACNVYLENESTPGDVKGRPRKLEPAEELFLTLMKLKTGFFHLHLGHIFGVSTSTVSRVFSGWINFMYIQLGKLTLWVPRSKIDRHMPPAFRELYPSTRVIIDATEVKCEVPSSLVLQSGTYSTYKSANTFKALIGVAPNGLLTFASELFMGSLSDREIVIRSGFLDLNFAPGDTAMADKGFKIKDLLQEKGVGLNLPPFLTQKQFEEDDVQRTQEIASLRIHVERRIQRIKCYHIFDKAVPLSLGPLINQVWSVCAVLSNMQSPLITESE from the exons ATGGTTCACTTCTGCTGTGTTCCTGAATGTCACCAGGAGGGATACCGATGCAAAAGCGGCGAAAAG GTCTCATTTCACAAGTTCCCACGGGACAAGGTCATGTTCAAAAAGTGGATAATCGCCATAAGAAGGGATCCAGGGCCAAACTTCGTGGTCGGCCAGTTTACGAGGGTCTGCTCCAAACATTTCAAGCCGGATGACTATATCCCAAACGTGGCCAGTGGGCGACGCTTTCTGAAAGACAATGCTGTGCCGACGCAGTTTGTGTTTGCCAAGCCTGTGAAACAGCGTCGACCACCTAAGGAGCGAGCACTGCGCTGCAGCAAGAGTCTCACAAGCCATCTTTTACAAGCAGCAAGCCCCGACACTGATCTGAGTCAGCGTGAAAGTAAGAGTGACCGAGATATGACCTGGGAACCTTCACAGCAATCCGAAGATGCAGGCCAACGAGCCAAGGGTCATGCGACGCAAAACACTGCTGCAGATTTGGTTTGTCAGTCGTGCACTGCCACTTTTCAAAAAATTCAACTGGAGCTAAAAGCAAGGTGCGAAGAAGTTGCACAGCTGTCTGCTCATGTTCAGAGCCTTAAAAGGGCTTTAGGTGAAGCAAGGAAGCTCAGAGAGGACATCGTCGCAGTAAACGACAACAACATTGAGctgattgcagagaacaaaaagCTAACTGAGCAGCTTGAACATGTCAAAAAGCAGCTGCAAGAAATGCAACGAGCAGCTGAAGACAAAGAAAgtcgagcaaaaaaagaaagaaagccatttTCACTTGCGAGGTTCCGTGATGACGACAACAGCATGCAGTTTTACACTGGATTATCTAGCTACAAGCACTTTCAATGCTTCCTTTTATACCTGAAGCCGGGTGAAAATGCCTGTAATGTATACTTGGAAAATGAAAGCACACCTGGGGACGTTAAGGGACGCCCACGGAAGCTTGAACCTGCGGAAGAACTTTTTCTCACACTGATGAAATTGAAAACTGGATTTTTCCACCTGCATCTCGGGCATATTTTCGGTGTTTCTACAAGTACAGTGTCAAGAGTGTTTTCTGGTTGGATCAATTTTATGTACATCCAGCTGGGAAAACTTACTCTGTGGGTGCCACGCAGTAAGATTGACAGGCACATGCCTCCTGCATTTCGGGAGCTGTACCCAAGCACAAGGGTGATCATCGATGCCACAGAGGTAAAGTGTGAAGTACCTAGCTCCCTCGTTTTGCAGTCAGGTACGTACTCAACTTACAAGTCGGCGAACACGTTTAAGGCTCTCATTGGCGTGGCACCAAATGGTCTTCTTACGTTCGCATCAGAACTTTTCATGGGGTCGCTCTCCGACCGCGAAATAGTGATCAGAAGTGGTTTTCTGGACTTAAACTTTGCTCCCGGCGACACTGCCATGGCCGACAAGGGCTTTAAGATCAAGGATCTACTTCAAGAAAAAGGGGTCGGCCTGAATCTGCCACCTTTCTTGACACAAAAACAATTTGAGGAGGATGACGTGCAGCGGACACAAGAAATCGCTTCACTCCGAATTCACGTCGAAAGGAGAATACAACGAATCAAGTGCTACCACATCTTTGATAAGGCAGTACCACTTTCCCTGGGTCCGCTGATTAATCAGGTATGGTCAGTGTGTGCCGTGCTGAGCAATATGCAAAGCCCTTTGATCACCGAAAGCGAGTGA